One part of the Aricia agestis chromosome Z, ilAriAges1.1, whole genome shotgun sequence genome encodes these proteins:
- the LOC121738615 gene encoding transmembrane protein 208, with amino-acid sequence MPPQKGKTPTKGAKQILMENTATVSFYRNMAIAAGLTYNLLAFTLFAESLSYGVIFLDVFVVIIYLGCYQMMVYISRPKYTDSNQLVDPGLDLNMEGGMGEHVKDIVILSSITHVLALISNYFWLLLLLLPIRAFWLLWTNILGPWFFQEAPEDTEQDEKKRKKMERKMKRYQ; translated from the exons ATGCCTCCA CAAAAGGGAAAAACCCCTACAAAGGGTGCAAAGCAAATATTGATGGAGAACACAGCGACAGTGTCATTTTACCGCAACATGGCTATCGCAGCCGGGCTGACATACAATCTACTAGCCTTCACACTGTTTGCTGAGAGTCTGTCTTATGGTGTAATA TTCCTCGATGTGTTCGTGGTGATCATATATCTGGGGTGCTACCAGATGATGGTATACATCAGCCGGCCTAAGTATACCGACAGCAACCAGCTGGTGGACCCTGGACTGGATCTGAACATGGAAGGTGGCATGGGAGA GCACGTCAAAGACATAGTAATACTGTCGTCTATAACTCATGTTCTGGCGCTAATATCGAACTACTTCTGGTTGCTACTTCTTCTCCTACCAATAAGGGCCTTCTGGTTGCTATGGACCAATATCCTTGGCCCCTGGTTCTTCCAGGAAGCACCGGAGGACACAGAACAAGACGAGAAGAAGAGGAAGAAAATGGAACGCAAAATGAAGCGGTACCAATAA
- the LOC121738391 gene encoding uncharacterized protein LOC121738391: MKAKDVADCAVQLGRHKLDVVEAEYIWHAIIEQYEGVPSVPRDVLTKLNWVTIAIKAEEYSNMTLSDIDLVANFGKDYSLNDDQLSAIASRVREDFGNKEPEDYTVYDLTALRQILCAFNRSEIERIHPSAYKEAASVIGKLKRCPPEVLQGFAALATEKTAFGPTSSWTNSTIEALGSVAEYFPKDLITKIRNRKEM, translated from the coding sequence ATGAAAGCGAAGGACGTAGCCGATTGTGCGGTCCAGCTGGGTAGACATAAATTGGATGTCGTCGAAGCAGAATATATCTGGCACGCTATCATCGAGCAGTACGAGGGCGTACCGAGCGTCCCACGAGACGTCCTCACGAAACTCAACTGGGTCACCATCGCAATAAAAGCTGAGGAATACTCCAATATGACTCTGAGCGATATTGACCTTGTCGCGAACTTCGGGAAGGACTACAGCCTGAATGACGACCAGCTGTCTGCTATAGCGAGCCGAGTGCGCGAAGACTTCGGTAACAAGGAACCCGAAGACTACACTGTGTACGATTTGACTGCTTTAAGACAGATACTCTGCGCTTTCAACCGAAGCGAGATCGAACGAATACATCCTTCGGCGTACAAGGAAGCCGCCTCTGTGATTGGGAAGCTAAAACGTTGTCCGCCCGAAGTGCTGCAGGGCTTCGCGGCTCTAGCCACCGAGAAGACCGCTTTCGGTCCCACGTCATCTTGGACTAATTCTACCATAGAAGCTCTGGGCTCCGTCGCTGAATACTTCCCAAAAGATTTAATTACAAAGATAAGAAATAGGAAAGAGATGTAA